The proteins below come from a single Scyliorhinus canicula unplaced genomic scaffold, sScyCan1.1, whole genome shotgun sequence genomic window:
- the LOC119961189 gene encoding zinc finger protein 585A-like, giving the protein MGKPWKCGDCGKEFRSPSGLEIHRRSHTRERTFNCSDCGKSYKNAGGLINHQRVHTREKLFTCSTCGKEFTWESSLTTHQRFHTGEKPYDCSQCGKSFRCSSHLTEHLQVHTGERPFHCSECGQRFTCSSHLTQHKFVHTGERPFVCSVCGKGFIRSTFLLRHQRVHAEEKAFACTECGKSFTRPSSLRDHQQVHIEEKAFICTECGKSFTHACSLQNHQRVHTGEKPFTCAECGKGFALKSQLRSHKLVHTNERPFQCSDCEKSFKSRRDLMKHQRIHSGEKPFICPVCDRGFTDPSNRLKHQRVHM; this is encoded by the coding sequence ATggggaaaccgtggaaatgtggggactgtgggaaggaattcagatCCCCATCAgggctggaaattcatcgacgtaGTCACACCAGGGAGAGGACTTTCAACTGCTCCGACTGTGGGAAGAGCTATAAGAATGCTGGGGGTCTAATTaatcatcaacgtgttcacacgagAGAGAAgctattcacctgctccacctgtggaaAGGAATTCACCTGGGAATCCAGCCTAACGACACACCAGCgatttcacactggagagaaaccgtacgactgctctcagtgtgggaagagcttCCGGTGTTCATCCCACCTCACTGAACATCTacaggttcacactggggagagaccattccacTGCTCTGAGTGCGGGCAGAGATTCACTTGCTCTTCCCATCTCACTCAGCACAAATTTGTCCACACTGGTGAGAGGCCGTTtgtctgctccgtgtgtgggaagggatttattagaTCAACATTCCTTCTtagacaccagcgtgttcacgctGAAGAGAAGGCATTCGCttgcactgagtgtgggaagagTTTCACTCGTCCATCTAGTCTTCGGgatcaccagcaagttcacattgaAGAGAAAGCATTCAtctgcactgagtgtgggaagagTTTCACTCATGCATGTAGTCTTCAGAATcaccaacgggttcacactggggagaaacccttTACCTGcgctgagtgtgggaagggattcgctttgAAATCGCAGCTTCGGTCACATAAACTTGTTCACACTAATGAGAGACCAtttcaatgttctgactgtgagaagagctttaaaagcagaagggATTTGATGAAACACCAGCGAATCCattctggggagaagccgttcatctgcCCCGTGTGTGATAGAGGATTCACTGATCCATCCAATCGTCTgaaacaccagagagttcacatgtGA